Proteins from a genomic interval of Paenibacillus sp. RC334:
- a CDS encoding ABC transporter substrate-binding protein — translation MSKRAMIRLGTVLLAFTFVLAACSNASNQKEAASSVENQESSGTRVVKDAFGDVTIPSHPKNMLVMSSKYAEYLIEMGITPQMVSFVPEIEPAYRLPYFEKHGVKMIQEQQYQMNYEKLLNLSPDLIITQGEGMDAQVYEKVSRIAPTIALQAGSGMYDAMPKLADLFDKKIESEKVLAEFSEKATRAREKIHQAIGNKTVLILRVDPKQYRYLGSQAGESSEFFYKTLGLKIPEIFKDSKDWFTPFSLEILPEIKPDFVFLEKRMIQNYNSADSLKSLEESPLWKNMDAVKNNHVFPLKTSDFVEGEGPIGSSLLIDYIVEKLVP, via the coding sequence ATGTCAAAACGGGCGATGATACGATTGGGAACCGTACTGTTAGCTTTTACCTTCGTATTAGCAGCGTGTTCCAATGCATCAAATCAGAAGGAAGCGGCTTCTTCCGTAGAGAATCAGGAGAGCAGTGGAACAAGAGTCGTGAAGGATGCTTTTGGAGATGTGACGATCCCATCTCATCCGAAAAATATGCTTGTTATGAGTTCCAAATATGCAGAGTATTTAATTGAAATGGGAATTACGCCACAAATGGTTTCATTTGTTCCCGAAATAGAACCGGCTTATCGTCTGCCATATTTTGAAAAGCATGGAGTTAAAATGATTCAAGAGCAACAGTATCAAATGAATTATGAAAAATTGCTTAATTTATCGCCGGATTTGATTATCACACAAGGAGAGGGGATGGATGCACAAGTATATGAAAAGGTATCCAGGATTGCTCCAACTATTGCTTTACAGGCAGGTAGTGGCATGTATGACGCAATGCCCAAATTAGCAGACCTCTTCGATAAGAAGATAGAATCCGAAAAGGTATTAGCTGAATTTAGTGAGAAGGCGACAAGGGCGAGAGAAAAAATTCATCAAGCTATTGGGAATAAAACGGTGCTTATTCTTCGAGTAGACCCAAAACAATACCGTTATTTAGGATCACAAGCTGGCGAGAGCAGTGAATTCTTTTATAAAACACTTGGGCTAAAAATCCCTGAAATATTTAAAGACTCAAAAGACTGGTTTACACCATTTTCACTAGAGATTTTACCTGAAATCAAACCGGATTTTGTTTTCCTTGAGAAGAGAATGATACAAAATTATAATAGTGCAGATTCACTGAAAAGTTTGGAAGAAAGTCCGTTATGGAAGAACATGGACGCAGTTAAAAATAACCATGTATTTCCACTAAAAACAAGTGATTTCGTTGAAGGTGAAGGTCCAATTGGATCAAGTCTGCTTATTGACTATATCGTAGAA